One Podospora pseudopauciseta strain CBS 411.78 chromosome 4, whole genome shotgun sequence genomic window, CCGGCCGGCCTGTTGGAAACGCAATCTGCACCCCCTCGTTCCCCGAAAACACCAATCGTAAGCTATGATGTCTCGATAAATTCTCCGAATTATTCCAGCCATGATGCATACATGTGATTAGACCCACCTTGAACCTCCTCAAGACCCCCTGACGTAACTGAAATGCCTCTCTCTCAACACTCTCTGCTTAAAGCTCTGTGGAGAGTGCTCAGTATGACCACCCTCCGAAGCACAATCTTTCACTCTGTCGATTGGCGTGACTCGCCCTCCATCACTGCCACCTTTAGCTTGTACATCTGTTCCATCCAAGGCTTCCTTGCCTAGTGGCCAATAGTTTTGTTCCCGCTCTGGCTCTCGATTCTGCAAGTCTTTGGCCAGACCATTTATATGTCCAGTTCGGCGCAATGCCCTGACGGGTTGTCGCTTGAGCTGTTGCTGTAGTTCCTGTTCTTCCTGTTCTTGTAATTCCTTCATCTTCCAATATCCAACACGGTCTTCTTCAAATCGAGTTGGTGAGGCATTGATGCAAGACATGATGACCTCTCGGCAGAGGCAAGGATCTTGGTTGCAGAGGTCACAGCAGGTAACACTCATCCCGATGGCAGAGTCCAGGCTCTCTCTCGAAGTTGGGTCGCGTGTGGTGGTGCCAAAGCTCTCCGTCATGGGGGTTACCTTGCTATCAACAACTCGGCCTTTCTCATCGGTACCAACAAATGTCTTCCATGTCTTGATCCGAGCGGTGCTGCTCAGAGACTTGGGTGACAAAAGACTCAAACCCGCCGAGCGCCGTttcgagcttcttctggcACTGGAATAAGAACTCCCATCCGTCTCCGTGCTGGTTGTAGTGCAATcagacgacgatgacgaaaGTGGTGGCGCTGCTGACTGTGAAGTCGAGCCACAATTCTCTAGACACTGTCTCATGACACTTGCTCTGTGTACTTGGAATACAAGATCGAGCTGGCCTGATAAAAAACCGCAGTATTGGTCGTCGATGCCAGCTTGTGGTAACAAAAGACGAAGTGTGTCGCGGAGATTCTTCTTCAGAGTTTGTTCTTCGGCGTCAAAAGCATGATCGACTTCAAAAAGCTCGACTATGGGATGAAAGTCTACCAGTTGTCAGCATTTCACGCAGGCAAACAGTGGTGAGGAAACAAACCTGAGTCAGGAATCTCGGTGTCACATGGGAATAACAGATTCCATATTGACTCCCACGTCCACGAATCACTACTCTGTTTTGGGTCATGCAGCGCCTTCTCAACGTCTGGAGAGATGCCATCTTCCTGGTCATAGAGGTTTTTGGGTGAGTCGACATCACATATCCGGTCTTTGGGAAGCATGAGGTGCTCCAGCAAAGCCATGTCACTGTCAAATTGCACCTTGCAGCGACGGCATTGGCGAGGCCTAAATGTTTGTTTGTGGTGAGAAGCGAGGTGGTGTCTGCCCAGATGTCAGCACATGACAGAATCTAGGTAAAGAGCAAGCTTGCTTGAGTGCTGACCTTAATTCGGTGAACGAGAAGGGAGCCTTGGCACAACTCTCGTGCTCCCGGATGTTGAACCTCACTGGATTCCGCTTCCTAAACGGGCAGGGGTATCTGGGTCCGGCTGTGTCTTCAGCTGGCTCTGAAAGGTCTTGGTGTTCAGAGAGTAGGTCCCGAACGCTGGGTCTcggcggtgatgagggagattGAAGTTCTGTAGGTACCTCACCATCCATACCCTTGGTCGGATCACACGTCAAGTGCCTTGTACTCGCATCCAGCGAAGATGATATCTCGTCTAGACACTTGATGACAGCATCCCATATTCTCATGACGCGTGACGCTCTTTCGGGGTCCATGTTATGCTTTTCCTCCAGGATAGTAGCAAGCACATCCACATCGAAGGACTGGTATCCTGCGTGCTGCGGTCGAATAGTCCAACTTGAGGTGTCCTGGCCGGGAAGCCTCCTTGGGGCGGCCGTATATCTTTGGGGGCGTTCCGCGGTGAGGGTCCAGAACCCCTCGGCAGTAGTCCTGCCAGGCGCTAGTTTGTGGGCAAggctctccctcctcgctgCCCGGATGAGGAGTgcgtcttcttctcgccTGGCTTCTTGTGCCCTTTCGAGCACAGATAGTCTGGGGCTTTTTGTACAGATACGGCCGTCCATGGTGGACGATGGCCGgggtgatgtggtgatgtatGACCTTGATGTCATGGCCGTGGACGGCCGAGTCATTCTAGATCCGGGCCGGCTCAGTTCCCACGACCGGCTGAGACCTGCTCTCGAAAGTACTTGCGGCTCTTCTTGGGGCGTCTGGCGGCCATACGTGCGATTGAATGATGTCGATGGCGTACTCGAGGTGCTATGACGTGAAAGAGGGGAAGAATGAAGTGGTGGCGTACGACTGTGCAAAAGTGTGTTTCTTAAGCTGCCGGGGGTGCTCCGCTGCGAAGGCGTGGCCGATCTCGAGTCGGGCAGAGGCATCAAAGGGCTTCAGAGCAAGCAGACACAAGAAAGGAAAATGAGGTCGGTCGTCAGTCAGGACGCGGGGGTTTCCGTGTTATGGGACTGGATTGGTACATCAGCAGGGTAGGTAccgtggtgatgatgggctgCGGCCAAGGAGGGCAGAAGAACAGGAATTGAATGGAAGACTTGGAAGAAGCGCAGGAGGAAACGGTGATTGTTCAGAACAAAACCACGCGGAATTCCCGGGCGTGATGCGCCACCCGTCCCATAGGCCAGCCACGGGCGAAGCTAAAGTGAGGTGTCGAGGCCACATCCCGAGCAACTGGATCactgaaaagaaaaaacaatgGCCCTGTGTGTATCACCAGTGGTCCGATTGGGTTTGGTGGAACGGTTCGGCCAAGAACGGACTGGGGGGGTCGAGAATTAAAGCCCCTGCTCAAGTGGTCGATCGGCCCTCTGATTGGCTGCCATCTGATTTCACGCCTGACCCATCAGCGTCTGCACTCTCCAATCTGTGCGATGATTCGATGTTTATTGTCCTCAGCCCAATCTCTGGGGTGTCGCCAATTTGAGAACGATTTGCTGATGGGAGCATGCTTTCTCCATGAGACGTAATTATGAGACGGCCCAGGCTGGGATCGAGCCCTCCCCGCGGTTTGGAAGAATCTTGAAGTTGATGTCATTTGTTGACATTGGTGTTTGGTGGGGAAAATATAATAGCGGTCAACCACGGCAGAAAAGAAATAGAAAACTAACAAAAATGAAAATGATCT contains:
- a CDS encoding hypothetical protein (EggNog:ENOG503PEJP), which encodes MPLPDSRSATPSQRSTPGSLRNTLLHSRTPPLHSSPLSRHSTSSTPSTSFNRTYGRQTPQEEPQVLSRAGLSRSWELSRPGSRMTRPSTAMTSRSYITTSPRPSSTMDGRICTKSPRLSVLERAQEARREEDALLIRAARRESLAHKLAPGRTTAEGFWTLTAERPQRYTAAPRRLPGQDTSSWTIRPQHAGYQSFDVDVLATILEEKHNMDPERASRVMRIWDAVIKCLDEISSSLDASTRHLTCDPTKGMDGEVPTELQSPSSPPRPSVRDLLSEHQDLSEPAEDTAGPRYPCPFRKRNPVRFNIREHESCAKAPFSFTELRHHLASHHKQTFRPRQCRRCKVQFDSDMALLEHLMLPKDRICDVDSPKNLYDQEDGISPDVEKALHDPKQSSDSWTWESIWNLLFPCDTEIPDSDFHPIVELFEVDHAFDAEEQTLKKNLRDTLRLLLPQAGIDDQYCGFLSGQLDLVFQVHRASVMRQCLENCGSTSQSAAPPLSSSSSDCTTTSTETDGSSYSSARRSSKRRSAGLSLLSPKSLSSTARIKTWKTFVGTDEKGRVVDSKVTPMTESFGTTTRDPTSRESLDSAIGMSVTCCDLCNQDPCLCREVIMSCINASPTRFEEDRVGYWKMKELQEQEEQELQQQLKRQPVRALRRTGHINGLAKDLQNREPEREQNYWPLGKEALDGTDVQAKGGSDGGRVTPIDRVKDCASEGGHTEHSPQSFKQRVLRERHFSYVRGS